One segment of Leptospiraceae bacterium DNA contains the following:
- a CDS encoding septal ring lytic transglycosylase RlpA family protein, with the protein MKKSIFLIGLCLVSLDLFSRSTVNTGKASYYADKFHGRKTTSGELYDKRKFTAAHKTLPFNTLVKITSKKNSKSVIVRINDRGPHVKGRIIDLSRIAAEKIDLVKHGLAPVSLTVVGKGKSSENPAQ; encoded by the coding sequence ATGAAAAAAAGTATTTTTTTGATTGGTTTATGTTTAGTTAGTCTAGATTTATTTTCCCGATCTACGGTTAATACAGGAAAAGCATCTTATTACGCAGATAAGTTTCACGGAAGAAAAACTACATCCGGAGAATTATACGATAAAAGAAAATTTACAGCGGCACATAAAACTTTGCCTTTTAATACACTTGTAAAAATTACTTCTAAAAAAAATTCAAAGTCAGTCATTGTGCGAATCAACGATCGAGGTCCACATGTGAAAGGTAGAATTATTGACTTATCTCGAATTGCCGCAGAAAAAATTGATTTGGTCAAACATGGATTAGCCCCTGTTTCTTTGACAGTCGTCGGAAAAGGTAAAAGCTCAGAAAATCCTGCCCAATAA
- a CDS encoding HAMP domain-containing protein, producing the protein MDTMKKRYYISMLSIFPVIVAFNSIYFVYHKSLSIFFGLGSLHFVLFVILNFIGSYFFYKPIDHAFLSGINTEESKKRINRLSWYSSLWIFFIGNIYCAFILLPLYFFPTIFKNPDDFKVEQIPPEFFFLSILPALYFIYALFPAFINYFLINDFKLDLKEEVFLKFNTQNSSGKKRIGLHLFSAFFFLVILPSLLVILELKMAHEIQDKYKQFTSLSPLETVLIDRFVVFIGTIIAVILITRSFTKPIHSLLKVIEKVAEGNFSTQAAITTDDEIGLLTKEFNHMVRGLKEREVIRDTFGKYVTKDIATVILDKKINLEGEVRVCTILVTDIADYTSISEELSPKEIITMLNEYFSVLVGIIQQNKGIVNKFIGDSIFAMFNVPLDDPNHAVNAILAAKEIERITASRTFGKNRILKTRIGINTGVVVAGNIGSEDRIEYTVIGDEVNVAARLEQLNKQFDTRILLGENTYDLAKEHFSFTNLGDFQLKGKEKLIKIYTVKS; encoded by the coding sequence ATGGATACAATGAAAAAAAGATATTATATCTCAATGCTTTCAATCTTTCCAGTTATCGTTGCATTTAACAGCATCTACTTTGTATATCATAAGTCTCTCTCTATTTTTTTTGGTCTGGGGAGCTTACATTTTGTTCTGTTTGTAATTTTGAATTTTATAGGATCTTATTTTTTTTATAAACCGATTGATCATGCGTTCCTTTCTGGAATAAATACAGAAGAAAGTAAAAAAAGAATTAATAGACTAAGTTGGTATTCATCTCTATGGATTTTTTTTATTGGCAATATATATTGCGCTTTCATTCTTTTGCCACTTTATTTTTTTCCCACCATTTTCAAAAACCCCGATGACTTTAAGGTGGAGCAAATTCCGCCTGAGTTTTTTTTCCTTTCCATACTCCCAGCGTTATATTTTATTTATGCGCTGTTTCCTGCATTCATCAATTATTTTTTAATCAATGATTTTAAACTCGATCTCAAGGAAGAAGTTTTTTTAAAATTCAACACCCAAAATTCTTCTGGAAAAAAAAGGATTGGTTTACACTTATTTTCTGCATTCTTTTTTCTTGTGATTCTTCCTTCTTTGCTCGTAATTTTAGAATTAAAAATGGCACATGAGATTCAAGATAAATACAAACAGTTCACAAGCCTTAGTCCCTTAGAAACCGTTTTAATTGACAGATTTGTAGTTTTCATCGGAACTATCATTGCGGTAATTCTAATTACCCGCTCTTTCACAAAACCAATTCACTCTTTATTAAAAGTAATTGAAAAGGTTGCGGAGGGAAATTTTTCCACACAAGCTGCTATTACCACCGACGATGAAATTGGACTTCTCACAAAAGAATTTAACCACATGGTGAGAGGATTAAAAGAAAGAGAAGTCATCCGCGATACATTTGGAAAATATGTCACGAAGGATATAGCAACTGTTATCCTCGATAAAAAAATCAACCTAGAAGGAGAAGTTCGGGTCTGTACAATCCTAGTAACGGATATTGCTGATTATACTTCCATTTCCGAAGAACTCAGTCCTAAAGAAATCATCACTATGTTAAACGAATACTTCTCTGTTTTAGTTGGAATCATCCAACAAAACAAAGGAATTGTGAACAAATTTATCGGAGATTCCATTTTCGCTATGTTCAATGTTCCACTAGATGACCCTAACCATGCAGTCAATGCAATATTAGCCGCAAAAGAAATAGAAAGAATTACTGCTTCTCGCACCTTCGGGAAAAATCGTATTTTAAAAACTAGGATTGGAATTAATACTGGGGTCGTTGTAGCTGGAAACATAGGATCGGAAGATAGAATCGAATACACTGTCATAGGGGATGAAGTAAATGTCGCCGCAAGATTAGAACAGTTAAATAAACAATTTGACACCCGCATCCTTCTCGGAGAGAATACTTATGATTTGGCGAAAGAACATTTTTCATTTACAAATCTTGGTGATTTTCAACTAAAAGGAAAAGAGAAATTAATCAAAATCTACACAGTGAAAAGTTAA
- a CDS encoding MXAN_6521/LA_1396 family lipoprotein: MQNLFFGVILVFLFTQCSSVQFVKQSPNLVNEVATTKRILILPAKENQISKEENAMLHDILRQEISHHSLFIVYKSPVKFKNVCSKEFPKIEGILTAELKEIPKGGKSEFALRGILQKCSTGAVIWETKVLDTFKLEARENISLIRTYTGKYGQSVENKVNAYFQLTKELISELKGPEKLSEEEELEKIEVESE; the protein is encoded by the coding sequence ATGCAAAACCTATTTTTTGGTGTGATTCTTGTATTTTTATTTACGCAGTGTAGTTCCGTTCAGTTTGTAAAACAATCTCCCAACCTCGTTAATGAAGTTGCGACAACAAAACGAATCTTAATTTTACCAGCAAAAGAAAATCAAATTTCGAAAGAAGAAAATGCAATGTTGCATGATATTTTGCGACAAGAGATTTCGCATCATTCGCTTTTTATCGTGTATAAGTCTCCGGTTAAGTTTAAGAATGTTTGTTCGAAAGAATTTCCAAAAATAGAAGGAATTTTAACTGCTGAGTTGAAAGAAATTCCTAAAGGCGGAAAGTCAGAGTTTGCGCTAAGAGGGATTTTACAAAAATGCTCTACGGGTGCAGTGATTTGGGAAACAAAAGTTTTAGATACTTTTAAACTTGAGGCTAGAGAAAATATTTCACTCATAAGAACTTATACTGGAAAATATGGACAATCTGTAGAAAATAAAGTGAATGCATATTTCCAACTTACAAAAGAATTAATATCAGAATTAAAAGGTCCTGAAAAATTAAGTGAAGAAGAGGAATTAGAAAAAATAGAAGTCGAATCAGAATAG
- a CDS encoding FapA family protein, which translates to MSKLKSVLFEEESALEKLEKEQVEVIGDTIDESLRLAARHFGKEIYQLDYEVLERGKKSLFFSQPFRIRVFIANHEDNIHELEGLDKKLTGGSGKLLSKELKNLIVPKDVDGWVSIKYYRHGLYMMEMPPIGNGKPANSQDVLKRLAMRGIALPSEAAVQKFLATKSTEYVRMGEAKLKPFAEAGAKVEVSDDNMKAFITLLPPKPGGRDLEVQDVIYELKKEDIVYGIKEDVIREALLAEKYNEPFVAAAGDPPLHGKNAQIVYHVRTEKKVVLKEDANGKVDYKDLDLIENVVVGQLLAEKTPPEKGKYGRDLFNQMLEAKDGQDVPLNQGKGTILSEDKMKLTAEVNGQVIFAEDRLSVETVYRISGDVSMRTGNVTFLGSIVITGNIEDNFQVKASGNIEIYGTVQKAQVEADGDIIIRQGVTGRGEARIESTGGNVVSKFLQDAIVITDKDVIVQEAIMNCDVSAGGKVVCNGKKANILGGRIKAGLLISAKNIGSPANPTTELIVGVNPKYLKQVEDYTFKKKEAMDKLEILYKSHKTLLARQESDPASFTEENVIYLGKLEVGVKKLEKRIAEYDKEIQLVNSYMEQVGDQGKVYFEKKMYGGVSVRIKNAEPYKIKNELQAKTLFLSEGKIQMKAYADPDNEKGETRRSGRRK; encoded by the coding sequence ATGAGTAAATTAAAATCTGTCCTGTTTGAAGAGGAGTCTGCACTCGAAAAGCTTGAAAAAGAGCAAGTTGAAGTCATCGGCGACACAATTGATGAAAGTTTACGATTAGCAGCCAGACATTTTGGAAAGGAAATTTATCAACTTGACTATGAAGTATTGGAGAGAGGAAAGAAGAGTCTATTTTTTTCTCAACCATTTCGCATTCGAGTGTTCATTGCTAACCACGAAGATAATATCCATGAGTTAGAAGGATTAGATAAAAAGTTAACAGGTGGCAGTGGAAAACTCCTTTCCAAAGAGCTTAAAAATTTAATTGTTCCAAAAGATGTAGATGGGTGGGTGAGTATCAAATACTATCGCCACGGTCTCTATATGATGGAAATGCCTCCGATAGGAAACGGAAAACCTGCCAATTCACAAGATGTTTTAAAAAGATTAGCGATGCGAGGAATAGCACTTCCTTCGGAAGCAGCTGTCCAAAAATTTTTGGCAACCAAGTCCACTGAGTATGTGCGAATGGGAGAAGCCAAGTTAAAACCATTTGCGGAGGCGGGTGCAAAAGTAGAAGTTTCAGATGATAACATGAAGGCATTTATTACTCTTCTTCCTCCAAAGCCGGGGGGACGTGATTTAGAAGTTCAGGATGTAATTTATGAATTAAAAAAAGAAGATATTGTGTATGGAATAAAAGAAGATGTGATTCGCGAAGCATTGTTAGCTGAAAAATACAACGAACCATTCGTTGCAGCGGCAGGTGATCCACCTCTACATGGAAAAAATGCACAGATTGTTTACCATGTTCGTACAGAGAAAAAAGTTGTCCTTAAAGAAGATGCAAATGGAAAAGTTGATTATAAAGATTTGGATTTAATCGAGAACGTTGTAGTTGGGCAATTATTAGCCGAAAAAACTCCTCCTGAAAAAGGGAAATATGGGCGGGATTTATTCAATCAAATGTTGGAAGCGAAAGATGGTCAGGATGTGCCTCTCAACCAAGGAAAGGGAACTATACTTTCAGAAGACAAAATGAAATTAACAGCTGAGGTAAATGGACAAGTAATTTTTGCGGAGGATCGACTTTCCGTTGAAACGGTTTATAGAATCAGTGGGGATGTAAGTATGAGAACGGGGAATGTGACTTTCCTTGGTTCCATTGTCATTACTGGAAATATTGAAGATAATTTTCAGGTTAAAGCTTCCGGAAACATTGAAATCTACGGAACCGTCCAAAAAGCGCAAGTGGAAGCAGACGGAGATATTATCATTCGACAAGGTGTTACAGGAAGAGGGGAAGCGCGAATTGAATCCACAGGTGGTAACGTTGTATCAAAATTTTTACAGGACGCAATTGTAATCACAGACAAAGACGTAATTGTCCAAGAAGCCATTATGAATTGTGACGTGAGCGCAGGCGGAAAAGTGGTTTGTAACGGGAAAAAGGCAAATATTCTGGGTGGACGAATCAAGGCTGGATTATTGATCTCTGCTAAAAATATTGGATCGCCTGCAAATCCTACTACAGAGTTGATCGTTGGGGTCAATCCTAAGTATCTCAAACAAGTAGAAGACTACACTTTCAAGAAAAAAGAGGCAATGGATAAACTAGAAATCTTATACAAAAGCCATAAAACTTTATTAGCAAGACAGGAGTCGGATCCTGCTTCCTTTACAGAGGAAAATGTAATCTACCTTGGTAAGTTAGAAGTAGGTGTTAAAAAGTTGGAAAAAAGAATCGCAGAATATGATAAGGAAATTCAACTTGTAAATTCATATATGGAACAAGTTGGGGATCAAGGAAAAGTGTATTTCGAAAAGAAAATGTACGGTGGAGTATCTGTTCGAATTAAGAATGCAGAGCCATACAAAATCAAAAATGAACTACAAGCCAAAACTTTGTTTCTTTCCGAAGGCAAAATACAGATGAAAGCCTATGCTGATCCGGATAATGAGAAAGGGGAAACCCGTCGAAGTGGACGACGAAAATAA
- a CDS encoding DUF370 domain-containing protein, whose protein sequence is MSSFKILNIGFSNVLMTSRVVSIIQADSASARRLRTEAKNSGNLVDATNGRKTRSVILTDTNHLILSSLKVESLARRIEADDNNLPALEEESLESES, encoded by the coding sequence ATGTCTAGTTTTAAGATTTTGAATATAGGATTTTCGAATGTCCTAATGACTTCGAGGGTAGTCAGTATTATCCAAGCAGATTCAGCTTCCGCTCGAAGATTAAGAACCGAGGCAAAAAATAGCGGGAATTTAGTCGATGCCACAAATGGAAGAAAAACTAGATCAGTCATTTTAACGGATACAAATCATTTAATCCTTTCTAGTTTAAAAGTCGAATCACTAGCCCGCAGAATTGAAGCTGATGATAATAATCTCCCAGCATTAGAGGAGGAATCTCTTGAAAGTGAGTCCTAG
- the gmk gene encoding guanylate kinase, protein MKVSPRGILYIISSVAGGGKSTLISLLLKKYPDIHFSISVTSRPVRPGDEPGVNYHFVSREEFQKLIGQNFFLEWALVHDNYYGTSKRYIEKEIRKGHKVILDIDVQGFRIIKSKISNMKSIFILPPSEEIWIERLKKRGSDSPESIEKRIRNGKKELTLVNEYDFQIVNDKLDDSLLALEKILFGDNIPLPQDNPNQNE, encoded by the coding sequence TTGAAAGTGAGTCCTAGAGGTATTCTATATATTATTTCTTCTGTAGCAGGAGGAGGAAAATCCACATTAATTTCTCTTTTATTAAAAAAATATCCTGATATTCATTTTTCTATATCAGTGACTTCAAGACCAGTTCGTCCGGGTGATGAACCTGGGGTAAATTACCATTTTGTGTCACGAGAGGAGTTTCAGAAGTTAATTGGACAAAATTTCTTTTTAGAGTGGGCTTTGGTTCATGATAATTATTATGGAACTTCTAAACGTTACATAGAAAAAGAAATTCGGAAAGGACATAAAGTGATTTTGGATATTGATGTTCAAGGATTCAGAATCATTAAATCTAAAATTTCAAATATGAAATCAATTTTTATTTTGCCCCCAAGTGAAGAAATTTGGATTGAAAGACTTAAAAAAAGAGGAAGTGATAGTCCGGAAAGTATCGAAAAAAGAATTCGTAACGGTAAAAAAGAACTAACTCTTGTAAATGAATACGATTTTCAAATAGTAAACGATAAACTTGATGACTCATTATTAGCTTTAGAAAAAATTCTTTTTGGAGATAACATACCTTTGCCTCAAGATAATCCAAATCAGAATGAATAA
- a CDS encoding RsmD family RNA methyltransferase, producing MNNTLSVQSGIYKGRKIPVPPTIKGNSNFTSALLKKSIFSILDSLNLQGQISVEDSIFVDLFAGSGQVGLEAVSRGFKNTVFFELDKNRFRGLKDFLPSIRKDFILLHRDCFRYYDSFEISEAKAIVFYIDPPYSFWEKNTEKIYKLILGICESFKTTKIVILVQSPKNPNWENFVPRQAGNSVLLIYSS from the coding sequence ATGAATAATACTCTTTCAGTTCAATCAGGTATTTACAAAGGAAGGAAAATTCCAGTTCCTCCGACCATAAAAGGAAATAGTAATTTTACTTCCGCACTTTTAAAAAAATCAATTTTTTCGATTTTGGATTCACTCAATTTGCAAGGTCAAATCTCAGTTGAAGACTCTATTTTTGTAGATTTATTTGCCGGGTCAGGTCAAGTGGGGCTAGAGGCTGTTAGCCGTGGTTTTAAAAATACGGTATTTTTTGAGTTAGATAAAAACCGTTTCAGAGGACTAAAAGATTTTTTGCCTTCTATACGGAAGGATTTTATTTTACTTCACAGAGATTGTTTTCGTTATTATGATTCTTTCGAAATTTCGGAAGCAAAAGCTATCGTGTTTTATATAGATCCTCCCTATTCCTTTTGGGAAAAAAATACCGAAAAAATATATAAACTTATCTTAGGCATTTGTGAAAGTTTCAAAACTACCAAGATTGTCATTTTAGTTCAGTCACCTAAAAATCCAAATTGGGAAAATTTTGTACCAAGACAAGCAGGTAATAGTGTTTTATTAATTTATTCATCTTAG
- a CDS encoding N-acetylneuraminate synthase family protein: MNFKNEITINGKIISKNHKPLLVAEIGLNHNNDLEIGKRTISAAKKAGVDAVKFQSYITEEFIDPRSSDAKFLFDIFKQYELSEQSHREFQKTAENEGLIFFSTPLCVSSVDLLIKLKVPVLKIASGDIVNSELLEKCASSGLPMFVSTGAADLHEVTRAIEFLDSQKVSELCLMHCVSLYPTPPENLNLKTIQLFSSMYDFPIGFSDHSAGALGAAVAIGYDACVIEKHFTLDKTLPGPDHTISVDPIEMKILADNCELAFKMKGDKIKKVTESEFNGRFFGRRSLYLNEKKTQPIAMRPALHVKDPSVQEAWRHLDFKVRDLNKLKPGEPIRLDI; this comes from the coding sequence ATGAACTTTAAAAATGAAATTACTATAAACGGAAAAATTATTTCCAAAAATCATAAACCTCTGCTAGTCGCAGAAATTGGACTTAATCATAATAATGACCTAGAAATAGGAAAACGAACAATATCTGCCGCAAAAAAAGCAGGAGTAGATGCAGTAAAATTCCAATCTTACATCACAGAAGAATTTATAGATCCAAGAAGCTCAGATGCAAAATTCCTATTTGATATATTCAAACAATATGAACTTTCAGAACAGTCTCATCGTGAATTTCAAAAGACCGCCGAAAACGAAGGTTTAATCTTTTTTTCGACACCACTCTGTGTTTCCAGTGTAGACTTACTCATAAAACTTAAAGTTCCTGTATTAAAAATAGCGTCAGGTGACATCGTAAATTCTGAGTTATTAGAAAAATGTGCTAGTAGTGGTTTACCAATGTTTGTCTCTACTGGCGCCGCTGACTTACATGAAGTAACCCGTGCGATAGAATTTTTAGATTCTCAAAAAGTTTCCGAACTTTGTCTTATGCATTGTGTTTCCCTATATCCAACCCCACCAGAAAATTTGAATTTAAAAACAATTCAGTTATTCTCTAGTATGTATGATTTTCCGATTGGATTCTCCGATCATTCGGCTGGAGCTTTAGGAGCTGCAGTTGCCATCGGATACGATGCCTGTGTCATCGAAAAACATTTTACTTTGGATAAAACTTTACCAGGTCCAGATCATACTATATCAGTAGATCCTATTGAAATGAAAATTCTAGCAGATAACTGTGAATTGGCTTTTAAAATGAAAGGTGACAAAATAAAAAAAGTAACTGAATCCGAATTCAATGGAAGATTTTTTGGAAGACGTTCCCTTTATCTTAACGAAAAGAAAACACAACCGATTGCAATGAGACCAGCGTTACACGTAAAGGATCCTTCTGTCCAAGAGGCATGGAGACACTTAGATTTTAAAGTCAGAGATCTAAATAAACTAAAACCAGGTGAACCAATTCGATTAGATATTTAA
- a CDS encoding ATP-dependent Clp protease adaptor ClpS yields MPATVVPDIDIDTEIEKRKPGGPWKVVLWDDDFHTYDYVIEMLMDICQMSMEKAFQHAIEVDTDKKTIVFEGELEHAEHVQDRIHGFGPDPRMADSKGPMSATLEQ; encoded by the coding sequence ATGCCAGCAACAGTTGTTCCAGACATAGATATTGATACTGAAATAGAAAAACGGAAACCGGGCGGACCATGGAAGGTTGTGCTTTGGGATGACGATTTCCATACCTATGATTACGTGATAGAAATGCTCATGGATATTTGCCAAATGTCTATGGAGAAAGCCTTCCAACATGCGATAGAAGTAGATACCGATAAAAAAACCATTGTATTCGAAGGAGAATTGGAACACGCAGAACATGTCCAAGATCGGATTCATGGATTTGGACCGGATCCAAGAATGGCAGATTCAAAAGGTCCTATGAGTGCAACATTAGAACAATAA
- a CDS encoding ferredoxin-NADP reductase, giving the protein MKAPRELKINLFKKSSPLKAKVLKNIQLTPDPGKGKRPKKEGMASIHRIVIGIDHSQFPFVIGQSAGIIPPGQDPEKVAKGSENTDYAIRLYSISSPTYSMGMKEDSIEFIIKRDNVYDEEGNIKFSGVGSNYMCNLKEGDEVTMTGPAGKNFLLPTTDFSSDIYFCATGTGIAPFYGMTFELLEHKLIQFTGTITIIYGAPYSDEIVLLDEFRELEKKYPNFKLITAISREEKNSFDGGRMYIGHRVRELASQIKNSFSNNGRLYICGGPKGMEKGVIEELQKALGDTGELSHFEEKLKEQKQLFVETY; this is encoded by the coding sequence ATGAAAGCACCTAGAGAGCTAAAAATCAATTTATTTAAAAAATCCTCTCCCTTAAAAGCAAAAGTATTAAAGAATATCCAACTCACACCTGATCCCGGAAAAGGAAAACGTCCCAAAAAAGAAGGAATGGCATCCATTCACCGAATCGTTATTGGTATAGACCATTCTCAATTTCCATTCGTGATTGGGCAAAGTGCAGGCATTATTCCTCCCGGTCAAGATCCGGAGAAAGTAGCGAAAGGATCGGAAAATACGGATTATGCGATACGACTCTATTCTATTTCTTCGCCTACTTATTCCATGGGAATGAAAGAAGATTCTATCGAATTTATTATTAAACGAGATAACGTTTACGATGAAGAAGGAAATATTAAATTTTCCGGAGTTGGTTCCAATTACATGTGTAATTTAAAAGAGGGTGATGAAGTCACAATGACAGGCCCTGCTGGCAAAAACTTTTTATTACCTACAACTGACTTTAGCAGTGATATTTATTTTTGTGCGACTGGAACTGGGATTGCTCCTTTTTATGGAATGACTTTCGAACTTTTAGAACATAAGCTAATTCAATTTACTGGAACAATTACAATTATTTATGGAGCTCCTTACTCGGATGAAATTGTATTATTAGATGAATTTAGAGAATTAGAAAAAAAATATCCAAATTTCAAACTTATAACAGCGATTAGCCGCGAAGAGAAAAATTCATTCGATGGCGGTAGAATGTACATTGGTCATCGTGTGCGAGAACTTGCTTCTCAAATTAAAAATTCTTTTTCGAATAACGGTCGTCTTTATATTTGTGGTGGACCAAAAGGAATGGAAAAGGGAGTCATTGAAGAATTACAAAAGGCTCTTGGGGATACTGGGGAATTATCGCATTTTGAAGAAAAATTAAAAGAACAAAAACAACTTTTTGTGGAGACATACTAA
- a CDS encoding transcriptional coactivator p15/PC4 family protein, giving the protein MSETGIIKDIDKGKGEIIRVEISEFKGKKLLNLRVWYTDANGEYKPTQKGIAIPPELYDQVKEAINAAGGMF; this is encoded by the coding sequence ATGAGCGAAACTGGAATTATTAAAGATATCGATAAAGGTAAAGGCGAAATAATTCGTGTGGAAATAAGTGAATTTAAAGGTAAAAAACTTTTAAATCTTCGTGTTTGGTACACGGACGCAAATGGAGAATATAAACCAACTCAAAAAGGAATAGCAATTCCTCCCGAGTTATACGATCAAGTGAAAGAAGCAATCAATGCAGCAGGCGGAATGTTCTAG
- a CDS encoding sulfatase-like hydrolase/transferase, which translates to MHKLNLRSKVFLFYFFIFLISCFFYRTLFFFIYRDYVGEASVWSILKGFFVGVRFDLSVIVSILSPFYLLSLIFPLNRYSGYRFVWAFLPNIFYMWMVSHLAGDIIYFANANKHLGYEGFVFLNRDIFVLIQSFFFEKPILLISVVFFILFYLTLATYIYRKKFLYVENQRKPLNRLIEFIVFTIFSVITIRGGLQNTSLRPSHAIISNNGFINILGLNGVFTSFYDLSQTQIPENKKIPLAEAILHVRESIQYEGAEFENLTFPILRKVTAVNDKKPPNIVIVLLESWTGKFVKPISKDGLIDGKEVTPNFNRLAEKGIFFKRFFATGGRTSNGLFATLTGIPDRPMMSVLHTQEANARVSGLGKLLKQLNFESLFMTGSNLSFENLEPHIKRWGFDKIVDEKIIEQTGKYKKGIWGYDDADGLELFNDYLKKQNPDKPFVATYLTISTHYPYKVPDKKFEIFDAKTNDFEFLNSYHYADYAIGKFIQEAEKEKYFENTIFVFLSDHTHHKDLNHYEDRNIPLLIYAPNRFKPEIKNTIGSQLDIIPTLLGIIAKPVLFSAMGKDLLSPKSQSFAYFCFGYLYGWIDDEHFYFQNIYGVNRTLNFTMKEPYRDIGDCEISLKCKVIERKTNAFLNLPIQLMEKNLVFPW; encoded by the coding sequence ATGCATAAATTAAATCTTCGTTCAAAAGTATTTCTATTTTACTTTTTCATTTTCCTTATATCTTGTTTTTTCTATCGAACTCTATTCTTTTTTATTTATAGGGATTACGTCGGAGAAGCAAGTGTTTGGAGTATACTCAAAGGATTTTTTGTAGGAGTTAGGTTTGATTTATCTGTAATTGTTAGTATTCTTTCACCTTTTTATTTACTTTCTCTTATTTTTCCACTTAATCGATATAGCGGCTATCGGTTTGTTTGGGCGTTTTTGCCAAATATTTTTTATATGTGGATGGTATCCCACCTCGCAGGAGATATTATTTATTTTGCGAATGCAAATAAACACCTTGGATATGAAGGATTTGTATTTCTAAATAGAGATATATTTGTATTGATTCAATCCTTTTTTTTTGAGAAGCCGATTCTATTAATCTCTGTTGTATTTTTTATTCTATTTTATCTTACTTTAGCTACATATATTTATAGAAAAAAGTTCTTATATGTGGAAAATCAACGTAAGCCGTTAAATAGGTTGATTGAATTTATTGTTTTTACAATTTTTTCTGTTATAACTATTCGTGGTGGGCTTCAGAATACGTCGTTGCGTCCTAGTCATGCAATTATTTCAAACAATGGGTTTATTAATATTTTAGGATTAAACGGAGTGTTTACTTCTTTTTATGATTTAAGCCAAACCCAAATTCCTGAAAATAAAAAAATTCCATTAGCAGAAGCTATCTTACATGTTCGGGAAAGCATTCAATATGAAGGGGCAGAATTCGAAAATCTTACATTTCCGATTCTACGTAAAGTCACAGCGGTTAATGATAAAAAGCCTCCGAATATTGTAATTGTACTTTTAGAAAGTTGGACTGGAAAGTTTGTAAAACCAATCTCTAAAGATGGTCTTATAGATGGAAAAGAAGTTACTCCTAATTTCAATCGTTTGGCAGAAAAAGGGATTTTTTTTAAACGTTTCTTTGCCACAGGTGGACGTACTTCTAACGGACTTTTTGCTACTTTAACTGGTATTCCTGACCGACCGATGATGAGTGTTTTACATACGCAAGAGGCTAACGCAAGAGTATCCGGTCTTGGTAAATTATTAAAACAGTTAAACTTTGAAAGCCTATTTATGACAGGAAGTAATCTATCCTTTGAAAATTTAGAGCCTCATATTAAACGATGGGGATTTGATAAAATCGTGGATGAAAAAATAATTGAACAAACCGGAAAATACAAAAAAGGAATTTGGGGATATGACGATGCAGATGGATTGGAATTATTCAATGATTATCTGAAAAAACAAAATCCAGATAAACCATTTGTTGCGACTTATCTAACGATTTCTACACATTATCCCTATAAAGTCCCTGATAAAAAATTTGAAATTTTTGATGCAAAAACCAATGACTTTGAATTTCTGAATTCGTATCATTATGCTGATTATGCCATTGGAAAATTTATACAAGAAGCTGAAAAAGAAAAATACTTTGAAAATACTATTTTCGTATTTCTATCGGATCACACTCACCATAAAGATTTAAACCATTATGAAGATAGAAATATCCCATTGTTGATTTATGCACCTAATAGGTTTAAACCAGAAATTAAAAATACAATTGGGTCACAGTTAGATATAATTCCCACTTTACTAGGTATCATTGCAAAACCTGTATTATTTTCAGCTATGGGTAAAGACTTATTATCCCCAAAGAGTCAGTCATTTGCTTATTTTTGTTTTGGATATTTGTATGGATGGATTGACGACGAACATTTTTATTTTCAAAACATATATGGTGTAAATAGAACGTTAAATTTTACAATGAAAGAACCGTATAGAGATATAGGTGATTGTGAAATTTCTTTGAAATGTAAGGTAATAGAACGCAAAACCAATGCATTTCTAAATTTGCCGATCCAACTCATGGAAAAAAATTTAGTTTTTCCTTGGTAA